From Enterococcus mundtii, the proteins below share one genomic window:
- the hisS gene encoding histidine--tRNA ligase has protein sequence MSFQRPKGTNDILPGESEKWQFVEETARLLFKDYQYNEIRTPIFEHYEVIARSVGDTTDIVSKEMYDFYDKGERHVTLRPEGTAPIVRSFVENKLFGPEYTKPYKTFYMGPMFRYERPQKGRLRQFHQIGVEAFGSDNPATDVESMVMALDFFKQLGISQIRLVINSLGDQETRQAYRQALIDYLVPFEAELSEDSQRRLHENPLRVLDSKDKRDQKFVAEAPSILDYLSETAKAHFETVIAMLDALDVPYEIDSNMVRGLDYYTHTIFEVMSDAPKMGAQATICAGGRYDNLVEELGGPATPGFGFAMGIERILLTMEAEEVAVPVMNTLDAYVVALGAETNIEALKIVQAIRDFGFSADRDFMGRKAKAQFKTADKADAKLVLVIGADELANQTINVKSMANRTEKSFALEDIYDHFDKVYDEMTLSTEQEEK, from the coding sequence ATGAGCTTCCAAAGACCAAAAGGAACAAATGATATTTTACCTGGAGAATCTGAAAAATGGCAATTTGTTGAAGAAACTGCCCGTTTATTATTTAAAGATTACCAATATAATGAGATCCGCACACCGATTTTTGAGCATTATGAAGTGATTGCTCGTAGTGTAGGGGATACGACTGATATCGTTTCAAAAGAAATGTATGATTTTTATGATAAAGGCGAGCGTCATGTTACGCTTCGTCCAGAAGGAACTGCACCAATCGTTCGTTCATTTGTTGAGAATAAATTATTTGGACCAGAATATACAAAACCTTACAAAACATTTTATATGGGACCAATGTTTCGTTATGAACGTCCTCAAAAAGGTCGTTTACGTCAATTCCATCAAATCGGTGTCGAAGCATTTGGCTCAGACAATCCCGCGACGGATGTTGAAAGTATGGTGATGGCATTAGACTTCTTCAAGCAATTAGGAATCAGTCAAATCCGTTTAGTGATCAACTCTTTAGGCGATCAAGAAACGCGACAAGCGTATCGTCAAGCGTTGATCGATTACCTTGTACCGTTTGAAGCAGAATTAAGCGAAGATTCACAACGTCGTTTACATGAAAATCCATTACGTGTATTGGATAGTAAAGACAAACGTGATCAAAAATTCGTAGCAGAAGCACCTTCGATCTTAGATTATTTAAGTGAAACAGCAAAAGCACATTTTGAAACAGTGATTGCCATGTTGGATGCGTTAGATGTGCCTTATGAAATCGATAGTAATATGGTTCGTGGGTTAGATTATTATACGCATACGATTTTTGAAGTGATGAGTGACGCGCCTAAAATGGGCGCACAAGCAACGATTTGTGCAGGTGGTCGTTATGACAACTTGGTCGAAGAACTAGGTGGGCCAGCAACACCAGGATTTGGTTTTGCGATGGGGATCGAACGTATTTTATTAACGATGGAGGCAGAAGAAGTAGCTGTCCCTGTAATGAATACATTAGATGCCTATGTGGTAGCACTAGGCGCAGAAACAAATATCGAAGCGTTAAAAATCGTTCAAGCGATTCGTGATTTTGGTTTTTCCGCCGATCGTGATTTTATGGGACGTAAAGCGAAAGCACAATTTAAGACAGCAGACAAAGCCGATGCGAAGTTGGTCTTAGTGATTGGTGCGGATGAATTAGCCAATCAAACGATCAACGTCAAATCAATGGCTAATCGTACAGAGAAAAGCTTTGCATTAGAAGATATTTATGACCACTTTGATAAAGTCTATGATGAAATGACATTATCTACTGAACAGGAGGAAAAATGA
- the aspS gene encoding aspartate--tRNA ligase produces the protein MAQRTVYCGLVSEKQLGQTVTLKGWVQKRRDLGGVIFIDLRDREGIVQLVFNPEINKEAWEIADKCRSEYVIEVTGTVKNRDELAINPKMATGEFEIIADEIIILNQAKTPPFLIEDEQTISDEIRLKYRYLDLRRPKMTKNIKLRNDTTKAIRHYLDDHDFLDIETPYLGKSTPEGARDYLVPSRIHAGHFYALPQSPQLFKQLLMNAGFDRYYQIVRCFRDEDLRGDRQPEFTQVDIETTFLTAEEIQTYTEGLIAKVMKEVRGIEVTLPFPRMTYDEAMSRYGSDKPDTRFDMELIDLSTVVKDVEFKVFQMALENGGVVKALNAKNAASKYSRKDLDNLGQYATQFGAKGLAWLKVEEDGLKGPIAKFMGEASEALIQATNAEVGDILLFGADKEEIVAATLGAIRSRLGKELDLIDESKFNFLWVTEWPQFEYSAEEGRYVSAHHPFTMPKASDVELLATDPAKVYAEAYDIVLNGYELGGGSLRIHTRELQEKVLKTLGFSEEEMEEQFGFLLSALDYGFPPHGGIALGLDRFVMLLAGEENIREVIAFPKNGKAADVMSDAPSTVSDLQLFELNIDVTDVE, from the coding sequence ATGGCACAACGAACAGTATACTGTGGACTGGTTTCAGAAAAGCAGTTAGGACAAACAGTTACATTAAAAGGTTGGGTACAAAAAAGACGTGACTTAGGTGGCGTGATCTTTATTGATTTACGTGATCGTGAAGGAATCGTTCAACTTGTTTTTAATCCAGAAATCAATAAAGAAGCGTGGGAAATCGCTGATAAATGCCGTAGTGAATATGTCATTGAAGTGACAGGTACAGTAAAAAATCGGGATGAATTGGCAATCAATCCTAAAATGGCAACGGGTGAATTTGAGATCATCGCGGATGAAATCATTATCTTGAATCAAGCCAAAACACCACCTTTCTTGATTGAGGATGAACAAACGATCAGTGATGAGATTCGTTTGAAGTATCGTTATCTTGATTTACGTCGTCCAAAAATGACAAAAAATATCAAATTGCGCAACGATACAACGAAAGCGATCCGTCATTACTTGGATGACCATGATTTCTTGGATATAGAAACACCTTATTTAGGAAAATCAACACCAGAAGGCGCGCGAGATTACTTAGTACCTTCTCGTATCCATGCAGGGCATTTCTATGCTTTACCACAATCACCACAGTTGTTCAAACAATTGTTGATGAATGCTGGCTTTGATCGTTACTATCAAATCGTTCGTTGCTTCCGCGATGAGGATCTACGTGGTGACCGTCAACCAGAATTTACACAGGTCGATATCGAAACGACGTTCTTGACCGCTGAAGAAATCCAAACCTATACAGAAGGTTTGATTGCTAAAGTGATGAAAGAGGTACGTGGTATCGAAGTCACTTTGCCATTCCCACGTATGACGTATGATGAAGCAATGAGCCGTTATGGAAGTGACAAGCCAGATACACGTTTTGACATGGAATTGATTGATTTGAGCACAGTTGTGAAAGACGTTGAATTTAAAGTCTTCCAAATGGCGCTTGAAAATGGTGGGGTAGTCAAAGCGCTGAATGCGAAAAATGCAGCAAGCAAGTATTCACGTAAAGATTTAGATAATCTTGGACAATATGCCACTCAGTTTGGCGCAAAAGGACTAGCTTGGTTAAAAGTAGAAGAAGATGGCTTGAAAGGTCCTATTGCGAAATTTATGGGCGAGGCATCTGAAGCATTGATCCAAGCAACAAACGCTGAAGTTGGGGATATTTTATTATTTGGTGCAGATAAAGAAGAAATCGTTGCAGCCACTCTTGGAGCGATTCGTTCTCGCTTAGGAAAAGAATTAGATTTGATCGACGAATCAAAATTCAATTTCTTATGGGTGACAGAATGGCCACAATTTGAATATTCAGCAGAAGAAGGCCGCTATGTTTCTGCTCACCATCCGTTTACGATGCCTAAAGCATCCGACGTCGAGTTATTGGCAACTGATCCGGCAAAAGTCTATGCAGAAGCGTATGACATCGTCTTGAACGGCTATGAATTAGGTGGGGGATCATTACGTATCCATACAAGAGAATTACAAGAAAAAGTATTAAAAACACTAGGCTTTTCTGAAGAAGAAATGGAAGAACAATTCGGTTTCTTGTTAAGTGCATTAGATTATGGCTTCCCACCACATGGAGGGATTGCTTTAGGGCTTGACCGCTTTGTGATGTTGCTTGCAGGTGAAGAAAACATTCGTGAAGTCATTGCTTTCCCTAAAAATGGTAAAGCAGCTGATGTTATGAGTGATGCGCCAAGCACTGTTTCTGATCTTCAATTATTTGAGTTGAACATCGATGTAACAGATGTTGAATAA
- a CDS encoding LysM peptidoglycan-binding domain-containing protein, which translates to MNYSVKTGDTLSGIAQQFGITVPQLQQWNQLADPDYIQVGQVLLIQETQEKGENYVVQVGDTLSEIALRFGVTVQQLQTWNNLPNPDLIQVGQWLFIEKRNGNSQSRAVSLGQLQAIGWYSISAEDVTELNRCLQTYKIVSLNSLRHFISQCSHESGCGVWREELASGESYEGRSDLGNYYPEDGKKYKGAGYIQLTGRSNYTRFAASVLDPEILNQGAKYVAATYPWTSAGFWWFSNGMNEYCGGNPTVEQVTLRVNGGYNGLTSRKQYYQKCCEIFC; encoded by the coding sequence ATGAACTACAGCGTAAAGACAGGCGATACGTTAAGTGGAATCGCTCAACAGTTTGGGATCACAGTACCTCAACTCCAACAGTGGAATCAGTTAGCTGATCCTGATTATATTCAAGTTGGACAAGTACTATTGATCCAAGAAACCCAAGAAAAGGGGGAGAATTACGTGGTACAAGTAGGAGACACATTGAGTGAGATTGCATTGCGCTTTGGTGTAACGGTCCAGCAACTTCAAACATGGAATAACCTTCCGAATCCTGATTTAATTCAAGTCGGTCAATGGTTGTTTATAGAAAAAAGGAACGGAAATTCCCAAAGTCGAGCCGTATCATTAGGACAATTACAAGCAATCGGCTGGTATTCGATCTCGGCAGAAGATGTCACAGAATTGAATCGTTGCCTGCAGACTTATAAAATTGTCTCTTTGAACAGTTTGCGTCACTTCATTAGTCAATGCAGCCACGAATCAGGTTGTGGAGTTTGGCGGGAAGAGTTGGCTTCTGGAGAGTCATATGAAGGGCGGAGTGATTTAGGTAATTATTATCCGGAAGACGGGAAAAAATACAAAGGAGCGGGTTATATCCAGCTAACTGGACGCAGTAATTATACCCGATTTGCCGCTTCAGTATTGGATCCAGAAATTTTAAATCAAGGAGCAAAGTATGTAGCTGCTACTTATCCATGGACCAGTGCAGGTTTCTGGTGGTTTTCAAACGGGATGAATGAATACTGTGGAGGAAATCCAACCGTTGAACAAGTGACCTTACGTGTAAATGGTGGATACAATGGCTTGACATCTAGAAAACAATACTATCAGAAATGTTGTGAGATTTTCTGCTAA
- a CDS encoding prenyltransferase: MANGNQATIDEILSHRYDNGFDYWATPDKQLIKGAPFSTLECPLYLLDAGVLPKEAYLQETANLILEAWREDGRFKVSPKGAIYPCHTAAALRTLCYLDHATDKRLKKTFEYFLATQEEDGGWKCNKYSFGKGPETEFSTPMTTLTVLDAFRFSEWINNDERLDRAVEFLLSHWTIKQPIGPCHHGIGTLFMQVEYPFRSYNLFYYVYVLSFYKYARKDVRFKEAFHALTSKLDEGMIRVERVVPKLRKLSFCEKGRVSERATERYNEILFNLNDL, encoded by the coding sequence ATGGCTAATGGAAATCAAGCAACTATAGATGAAATACTGTCACATCGTTATGATAATGGCTTTGATTATTGGGCAACGCCAGATAAACAATTGATCAAAGGAGCCCCATTCAGTACTTTAGAATGCCCATTGTATCTTTTAGATGCAGGTGTGTTACCTAAAGAAGCTTACCTACAAGAAACGGCCAATTTGATACTTGAAGCATGGCGGGAAGACGGACGATTCAAAGTTTCGCCAAAAGGTGCGATCTACCCATGCCATACGGCTGCTGCACTTCGAACATTGTGTTATTTAGATCATGCAACAGACAAGAGACTAAAAAAAACATTTGAGTATTTTCTCGCTACCCAAGAAGAAGATGGCGGATGGAAGTGCAATAAGTATAGTTTTGGCAAAGGCCCTGAAACCGAATTTTCTACACCGATGACGACCTTAACAGTTTTGGATGCCTTTCGTTTCTCCGAATGGATCAACAACGATGAGCGGTTGGATCGAGCGGTGGAATTTTTATTGTCCCATTGGACGATCAAACAACCGATTGGACCTTGCCATCACGGGATCGGAACATTATTCATGCAAGTAGAATATCCCTTTAGAAGCTATAATTTATTTTATTATGTCTATGTTTTGTCTTTTTACAAATACGCTAGAAAAGACGTGCGCTTCAAAGAGGCATTTCATGCGCTGACTTCAAAGCTAGACGAAGGAATGATTCGAGTGGAAAGAGTGGTACCTAAGTTAAGAAAATTATCTTTTTGTGAAAAAGGACGAGTGAGTGAAAGAGCCACAGAACGTTATAATGAAATCTTATTTAATTTAAATGATTTATAA
- the dtd gene encoding D-aminoacyl-tRNA deacylase, which produces MRAVIQRVSQAAVSINEREVGRIDHGLLILLGVHETDTQTDVDYLIKKIAQMRIFEDEQGKMNLSIEDVKGALLSISQFTLFADTKKGNRPSFIAAARPETAIPLYEAFNEGLRQRGITVETGEFGADMAVSLVNDGPVTIIIDSQNK; this is translated from the coding sequence TTGCGCGCAGTGATCCAACGAGTGAGTCAAGCAGCTGTGTCGATCAACGAACGAGAAGTGGGTCGTATCGATCATGGCTTGTTGATTTTGCTAGGTGTTCATGAGACAGATACGCAAACAGACGTCGATTATTTGATCAAAAAAATTGCCCAGATGCGTATCTTTGAAGATGAACAAGGAAAAATGAATTTAAGTATTGAAGATGTCAAAGGAGCGCTGTTGAGTATTTCTCAGTTCACTCTTTTTGCAGACACAAAAAAAGGCAATCGACCAAGTTTTATCGCAGCAGCACGTCCGGAAACAGCGATTCCTTTATACGAAGCCTTTAACGAAGGGCTAAGACAACGAGGAATAACCGTTGAAACAGGAGAATTTGGTGCAGATATGGCGGTTTCTCTTGTGAATGATGGCCCAGTGACGATCATTATTGATTCTCAAAACAAATGA
- a CDS encoding phage holin family protein: MTALTKIFATDQALIHIFFLVVLLDLMTGWLKAKVNHTWYSTLSWQGLWKKLSHFVLLILTGIVDFVLLQNEVHLEFTLVKVFTTCLIFNEIGSIIENTAKTEVTTYFREILKSIEKKMRKTL; the protein is encoded by the coding sequence ATGACTGCTTTGACAAAGATCTTTGCTACCGATCAGGCATTGATTCATATCTTTTTCCTTGTGGTTCTTTTAGATCTAATGACGGGGTGGCTCAAAGCAAAAGTCAATCACACCTGGTATTCTACATTAAGTTGGCAAGGCCTTTGGAAAAAACTTAGCCATTTTGTGTTACTTATTTTGACAGGAATCGTTGACTTTGTTTTGCTACAAAATGAGGTTCATTTAGAGTTCACATTGGTCAAAGTTTTTACGACCTGTCTGATTTTTAATGAAATTGGAAGTATTATTGAAAATACGGCAAAAACAGAAGTGACGACTTACTTTCGGGAAATCTTAAAATCCATTGAAAAGAAAATGAGAAAAACACTGTAG
- a CDS encoding YitT family protein, whose amino-acid sequence MKKTFENWAYHDYTTKLSVSIVYALIASVALNFFYQPGNIYSSGITGLAQILTTLSKSVIGFEIPVSTTLYLLNIPLFFLAWFKLGKKFTIFTFITVTLTSLSIHLLPQTILSTDPIICAIFGGAVNGVGIGLALKNGLSSGGLDIVSITIRKKTGRSIGSISIYFNALIVFVAGLLFGWQYMFYSALSIFVSGKVTDVVYTKQKKMQVMIVTKHPEAVIEAIQKCMRRGITIINEAEGAYKHDKQTVLMTIVTRYELPLLREAMKSSDPQAFVSIAENVQILGRFYEDGI is encoded by the coding sequence ATGAAAAAAACTTTCGAAAATTGGGCGTATCATGATTATACGACCAAACTTTCGGTGTCGATCGTCTATGCACTGATTGCTTCAGTTGCATTGAACTTTTTTTATCAACCAGGAAACATCTATTCAAGTGGGATAACCGGTCTTGCGCAAATCTTAACGACGCTTTCAAAATCAGTGATTGGTTTTGAGATTCCAGTCTCAACCACGTTGTATTTGCTGAATATCCCATTATTCTTTTTAGCATGGTTTAAACTTGGAAAGAAATTTACGATTTTTACATTTATCACTGTGACATTAACCTCGCTTAGTATCCATCTCTTGCCACAAACGATTCTTTCGACCGATCCGATCATTTGTGCGATATTCGGTGGTGCCGTCAATGGGGTTGGTATTGGTTTAGCATTAAAAAATGGCTTATCTTCTGGCGGATTAGATATCGTGAGTATTACGATCCGTAAAAAAACAGGACGATCCATTGGTTCGATTTCCATTTATTTCAATGCACTGATTGTTTTCGTAGCGGGCTTGCTCTTCGGTTGGCAGTATATGTTTTATAGTGCCTTGTCGATTTTTGTGAGTGGCAAAGTGACGGATGTCGTCTATACGAAACAAAAAAAGATGCAAGTCATGATCGTGACTAAGCATCCTGAAGCAGTGATTGAAGCGATCCAAAAATGTATGCGTCGTGGGATCACGATCATCAATGAAGCAGAAGGTGCGTACAAGCACGATAAACAAACAGTCTTAATGACGATCGTTACTCGCTACGAGCTTCCTTTGTTACGTGAAGCAATGAAATCTTCTGACCCGCAAGCATTTGTCAGTATTGCGGAAAATGTCCAAATTCTCGGACGTTTTTATGAAGATGGAATATAG
- a CDS encoding aldo/keto reductase encodes MSEVKIGHSQVYAEAIGLGANAVGGHNLFSGLADETGKEVVRAALDNGLNLIDTAYIYGEGRSEQLIGEVLQEPAYDRSRIIIATKAAHLPDQPKKFDNSPEFLKKSVDEALERLQTDYIDIFYIHFPDEATPKNEAVAALHELKEAGKIRAIGVSNFTLEQLKEANQDGYVDIVQDQFSLIHRTAEKELFPYLEANEIGFVPYFPLASGLLTGKYDLESPKHFSEDDPRKNKPNFQGERYERIITAVDQLKPLAEKYQATTAQLVLAWYIAHPRISFVIPGAKKPEQVADNAKALDIHLSLEDAQTIDQLFREFK; translated from the coding sequence ATGTCAGAAGTAAAAATTGGTCATTCTCAAGTATATGCCGAAGCAATCGGCTTAGGTGCAAATGCCGTCGGCGGGCACAATCTTTTTTCAGGATTAGCTGATGAAACTGGAAAAGAAGTCGTCAGAGCAGCCTTAGATAATGGCTTGAACCTTATTGATACTGCTTATATTTATGGAGAAGGTCGTTCGGAACAATTGATTGGAGAAGTCTTGCAAGAACCGGCTTATGATCGTTCCCGTATTATTATTGCCACCAAAGCAGCACATCTTCCAGATCAACCGAAAAAATTTGATAACTCTCCTGAATTTTTGAAGAAATCAGTCGATGAAGCGTTAGAACGTCTGCAAACAGATTATATCGATATTTTTTATATCCATTTTCCAGATGAAGCAACACCTAAAAATGAAGCAGTTGCCGCTTTACACGAACTAAAAGAAGCAGGGAAAATCCGTGCCATTGGTGTGTCTAATTTCACTTTAGAGCAATTGAAAGAAGCCAACCAAGACGGCTATGTCGATATCGTACAGGATCAATTTAGTTTGATCCATCGCACAGCGGAAAAAGAATTATTCCCTTACCTCGAAGCTAACGAGATTGGTTTTGTGCCTTATTTCCCACTTGCTTCAGGTTTATTGACTGGCAAGTATGATCTAGAAAGTCCGAAACATTTTTCTGAAGACGATCCTAGAAAGAACAAACCAAACTTTCAAGGTGAACGTTATGAACGAATCATCACAGCGGTCGATCAACTCAAACCGCTTGCTGAAAAGTACCAAGCAACCACTGCTCAATTAGTCTTAGCTTGGTATATCGCACACCCGCGGATTTCATTTGTCATTCCTGGCGCAAAGAAACCAGAACAAGTCGCAGACAATGCCAAAGCTTTGGATATTCATTTGTCTTTAGAAGATGCCCAAACAATCGATCAGTTATTCCGAGAGTTTAAATAG
- a CDS encoding cytochrome P450, whose product MQEIPVVDIKMTEIKKYYNEGYKMLGKLREEAQSPVVKAKIFNKEAVIIYGEEAAKRFYDPRNFKREGAMPKMVQKTLFGKDGVQSLDGAEHHHRKAIFMDLMTPERMEDYHQILDRVLAHELEQQHGTFELFDLSKKVLFTAICEWSGINLADYSEEEINQLADYQISMISGTVTSPIDHFKGVDNRKKSEKWAQELLEEARENPVAGKENVALYAFANATDLKGNLLPLDIAAVELLNIIRPTVALTVWAALMGHALFSRPDIYQQLKNDFKELQDPFIQEMRRHYPFFPMLPAFALQDVEVDGYRIPKDSWVILDLYGTNHDERTVVSPEAFLIKRYIDKAKKISYEEEYEMIAQGGGDFRRMHRCAGEWITLHSLRVFSDQLVNRFAFAVPEQDWTIPFNQFPTYPNSRGLLYKE is encoded by the coding sequence ATGCAAGAAATTCCAGTGGTCGATATCAAAATGACCGAAATCAAAAAATACTATAATGAGGGCTACAAAATGCTTGGAAAGCTAAGAGAAGAAGCCCAATCACCTGTTGTGAAAGCAAAGATATTCAATAAGGAAGCTGTGATTATCTATGGAGAAGAGGCAGCGAAACGTTTTTATGATCCAAGAAATTTCAAACGAGAAGGCGCGATGCCTAAAATGGTCCAAAAAACATTATTTGGAAAGGACGGTGTGCAGTCTTTAGATGGCGCGGAACATCATCACCGTAAAGCGATTTTTATGGATTTGATGACACCAGAGCGAATGGAAGACTATCATCAAATATTGGATCGAGTATTGGCACATGAATTGGAACAACAGCATGGTACCTTTGAGTTATTTGACCTGAGTAAAAAAGTACTTTTTACTGCTATTTGTGAATGGTCTGGAATCAACTTAGCGGATTATTCAGAAGAAGAGATCAACCAACTGGCAGATTATCAAATCTCCATGATCAGTGGAACAGTGACTTCACCGATCGATCATTTTAAAGGTGTAGACAATCGGAAAAAATCAGAGAAATGGGCACAAGAGTTGTTGGAAGAAGCACGAGAAAATCCAGTAGCCGGAAAAGAAAATGTAGCGCTCTATGCTTTTGCGAATGCGACTGACCTTAAAGGTAATCTTTTGCCTTTGGATATTGCGGCGGTAGAATTATTGAATATCATTCGGCCGACCGTGGCATTGACCGTATGGGCGGCATTGATGGGGCATGCTCTTTTCAGCCGACCAGATATCTATCAACAATTAAAAAACGATTTTAAGGAACTACAAGATCCTTTTATTCAGGAGATGCGTCGGCATTACCCATTTTTCCCAATGTTACCGGCATTTGCTTTACAAGATGTTGAAGTAGATGGCTATCGCATCCCTAAAGACAGTTGGGTGATTTTAGATTTGTATGGAACTAACCATGATGAACGGACAGTGGTTTCACCAGAGGCATTTTTGATCAAACGGTATATTGATAAAGCGAAAAAAATCTCTTATGAAGAAGAATATGAGATGATTGCACAAGGTGGCGGTGATTTCCGAAGAATGCACCGATGCGCAGGTGAATGGATCACGTTGCATAGTTTACGAGTTTTTTCCGATCAATTAGTGAATCGTTTTGCCTTTGCTGTGCCAGAACAAGATTGGACGATTCCATTCAATCAATTTCCGACCTACCCGAATAGCCGAGGATTGTTATACAAAGAGTAA